From the Homo sapiens chromosome 1, GRCh38.p14 Primary Assembly genome, one window contains:
- the VPS72 gene encoding vacuolar protein sorting-associated protein 72 homolog isoform X1: MRQSTAEHTRQTFLRVQERQGQSRRRKGPHCERPLTQEELLREAKITEELNLRSLETYERLEADKKKQVHKKRKCPGPIITYHSVTVPLVGEPGPKEENVDIEGSLCFSLSFVLRLDPAPSVSALTPHAGTGPVNPPARCSRTFITFSDDATFEEWFPQGRPPKVPVREVCPVTHRPALYRDPVTDIPYATARAFKIIREAYKKYITAHGLPPTASALGPGPPPPEPLPGSGPRALRQKIVIK; encoded by the exons ATGCGTCAGTCTACAGCTGAGCATACACGACAAACGTTCCTTCGGGTACAGGAGAGGCAGGGCCAGTCAAGACGGCGAAAGGGGCCCCACTGTGAGCGGCCACTAACCCAGGAGGAACTGCTCCGGGAGGCCAAGATCACAGAAGAGCTTAATTTACGGTCACTGG AGACATATGAGCGGCTCGAGGCTGATAAAAAGAAGCAGGTTCATAAGAAGCGGAAGTGCCCCGGGCCCATAATCACCTATCATTCAGTGACAGTGCCACTTGTTGGGGAGCCAGGCCCCAAGGAAGAGAACGTTGACATAGAAGG CTCTTTgtgtttttccttgtcttttgtcCTCAGACTTGATCCTGCTCCCTCGGTGTCTGCATTGACTCCTCATGCTGGGACTGGACCCGTCAACCCCCCTGCTCGCTGCTCACGTACCTTCATCACTTTTAGTGATGATGCAACTTTCGAGGAATGGTTCCCCCAAGGGCGGCCCCCAAAAGTCCCTGTTCGTGAGGTCTGTCCAGTGACCCATCGTCCAGCCCTATACCGGGACCCTGTTACAGACATACCCTATGCCACTGCTCGAGCCTTCAAGATCATTCGTGAGGCTTACAAGAAGTACATTACTGCCCATGGACTGCCGCCCACTGCCTCAGCCCTGGGCCCCGGCCCGCCACCTCCTGAGCCCCTCCCTGGCTCTGGGCCCCGAGCCTTGCGCCAGAAAATTGTCATTAAATGA
- the VPS72 gene encoding vacuolar protein sorting-associated protein 72 homolog isoform 1 (isoform 1 is encoded by transcript variant 1): protein MSLAGGRAPRKTAGNRLSGLLEAEEEDEFYQTTYGGFTEESGDDEYQGDQSDTEDEVDSDFDIDEGDEPSSDGEAEEPRRKRRVVTKAYKEPLKSLRPRKVNTPAGSSQKAREEKALLPLELQDDGSDSRKSMRQSTAEHTRQTFLRVQERQGQSRRRKGPHCERPLTQEELLREAKITEELNLRSLETYERLEADKKKQVHKKRKCPGPIITYHSVTVPLVGEPGPKEENVDIEGSLCFSLSFVLRLDPAPSVSALTPHAGTGPVNPPARCSRTFITFSDDATFEEWFPQGRPPKVPVREVCPVTHRPALYRDPVTDIPYATARAFKIIREAYKKYITAHGLPPTASALGPGPPPPEPLPGSGPRALRQKIVIK, encoded by the exons ATGAGTTTGGCTGGGGGCCGGGCACCCCGGAAGACCGCTGGGAACCGGCTTTCTGGGCttttggaggcagaggaggaagatgagTTCTACCAGACGACTTATGGGGGTTTCACAGAG GAATCCGGAGATGATGAGTATCAAGGGGACCAGTCAGACACAGAGGACGAAGTGGACTCTGACTTTGACATTGATGAAGGGGATGAACCATCCAGTGATGGAGAAGCAGAAGAGCCAAGAAGGAAGCGCCGAGTAGTCACCAAGGCCTATAAG GAACCTCTCAAGAGCTTAAGGCCTCGAAAGGTCAACACCCCGGCTGGTAGCTCTCAGAAGGCGCGAGAAGAGAAGGCACTACTGCCATTAGAACTACAAGATGACGGCTCTGACA GTCGGAAGTCTATGCGTCAGTCTACAGCTGAGCATACACGACAAACGTTCCTTCGGGTACAGGAGAGGCAGGGCCAGTCAAGACGGCGAAAGGGGCCCCACTGTGAGCGGCCACTAACCCAGGAGGAACTGCTCCGGGAGGCCAAGATCACAGAAGAGCTTAATTTACGGTCACTGG AGACATATGAGCGGCTCGAGGCTGATAAAAAGAAGCAGGTTCATAAGAAGCGGAAGTGCCCCGGGCCCATAATCACCTATCATTCAGTGACAGTGCCACTTGTTGGGGAGCCAGGCCCCAAGGAAGAGAACGTTGACATAGAAGG CTCTTTgtgtttttccttgtcttttgtcCTCAGACTTGATCCTGCTCCCTCGGTGTCTGCATTGACTCCTCATGCTGGGACTGGACCCGTCAACCCCCCTGCTCGCTGCTCACGTACCTTCATCACTTTTAGTGATGATGCAACTTTCGAGGAATGGTTCCCCCAAGGGCGGCCCCCAAAAGTCCCTGTTCGTGAGGTCTGTCCAGTGACCCATCGTCCAGCCCTATACCGGGACCCTGTTACAGACATACCCTATGCCACTGCTCGAGCCTTCAAGATCATTCGTGAGGCTTACAAGAAGTACATTACTGCCCATGGACTGCCGCCCACTGCCTCAGCCCTGGGCCCCGGCCCGCCACCTCCTGAGCCCCTCCCTGGCTCTGGGCCCCGAGCCTTGCGCCAGAAAATTGTCATTAAATGA
- the VPS72 gene encoding vacuolar protein sorting-associated protein 72 homolog isoform 2 (isoform 2 is encoded by transcript variant 2), which yields MSLAGGRAPRKTAGNRLSGLLEAEEEDEFYQTTYGGFTEESGDDEYQGDQSDTEDEVDSDFDIDEGDEPSSDGEAEEPRRKRRVVTKAYKEPLKSLRPRKVNTPAGSSQKAREEKALLPLELQDDGSDSRKSMRQSTAEHTRQTFLRVQERQGQSRRRKGPHCERPLTQEELLREAKITEELNLRSLETYERLEADKKKQVHKKRKCPGPIITYHSVTVPLVGEPGPKEENVDIEGLDPAPSVSALTPHAGTGPVNPPARCSRTFITFSDDATFEEWFPQGRPPKVPVREVCPVTHRPALYRDPVTDIPYATARAFKIIREAYKKYITAHGLPPTASALGPGPPPPEPLPGSGPRALRQKIVIK from the exons ATGAGTTTGGCTGGGGGCCGGGCACCCCGGAAGACCGCTGGGAACCGGCTTTCTGGGCttttggaggcagaggaggaagatgagTTCTACCAGACGACTTATGGGGGTTTCACAGAG GAATCCGGAGATGATGAGTATCAAGGGGACCAGTCAGACACAGAGGACGAAGTGGACTCTGACTTTGACATTGATGAAGGGGATGAACCATCCAGTGATGGAGAAGCAGAAGAGCCAAGAAGGAAGCGCCGAGTAGTCACCAAGGCCTATAAG GAACCTCTCAAGAGCTTAAGGCCTCGAAAGGTCAACACCCCGGCTGGTAGCTCTCAGAAGGCGCGAGAAGAGAAGGCACTACTGCCATTAGAACTACAAGATGACGGCTCTGACA GTCGGAAGTCTATGCGTCAGTCTACAGCTGAGCATACACGACAAACGTTCCTTCGGGTACAGGAGAGGCAGGGCCAGTCAAGACGGCGAAAGGGGCCCCACTGTGAGCGGCCACTAACCCAGGAGGAACTGCTCCGGGAGGCCAAGATCACAGAAGAGCTTAATTTACGGTCACTGG AGACATATGAGCGGCTCGAGGCTGATAAAAAGAAGCAGGTTCATAAGAAGCGGAAGTGCCCCGGGCCCATAATCACCTATCATTCAGTGACAGTGCCACTTGTTGGGGAGCCAGGCCCCAAGGAAGAGAACGTTGACATAGAAGG ACTTGATCCTGCTCCCTCGGTGTCTGCATTGACTCCTCATGCTGGGACTGGACCCGTCAACCCCCCTGCTCGCTGCTCACGTACCTTCATCACTTTTAGTGATGATGCAACTTTCGAGGAATGGTTCCCCCAAGGGCGGCCCCCAAAAGTCCCTGTTCGTGAGGTCTGTCCAGTGACCCATCGTCCAGCCCTATACCGGGACCCTGTTACAGACATACCCTATGCCACTGCTCGAGCCTTCAAGATCATTCGTGAGGCTTACAAGAAGTACATTACTGCCCATGGACTGCCGCCCACTGCCTCAGCCCTGGGCCCCGGCCCGCCACCTCCTGAGCCCCTCCCTGGCTCTGGGCCCCGAGCCTTGCGCCAGAAAATTGTCATTAAATGA
- the VPS72 gene encoding vacuolar protein sorting-associated protein 72 homolog isoform 3 (isoform 3 is encoded by transcript variant 3) translates to MSLAGGRAPRKTAGNRLSGLLEAEEEDEFYQTTYGGFTEESGDDEYQGDQSDTEDEVDSDFDIDEGDEPSSDGEAEEPRRKRRVVTKAYKEPLKSLRPRKVNTPAGSSQKAREEKALLPLELQDDGSDSRKSMRQSTAEHTRQTFLRVQERQGQSRRRKGPHCERPLTQEELLREAKITEELNLRSLETYEAAPKSPCS, encoded by the exons ATGAGTTTGGCTGGGGGCCGGGCACCCCGGAAGACCGCTGGGAACCGGCTTTCTGGGCttttggaggcagaggaggaagatgagTTCTACCAGACGACTTATGGGGGTTTCACAGAG GAATCCGGAGATGATGAGTATCAAGGGGACCAGTCAGACACAGAGGACGAAGTGGACTCTGACTTTGACATTGATGAAGGGGATGAACCATCCAGTGATGGAGAAGCAGAAGAGCCAAGAAGGAAGCGCCGAGTAGTCACCAAGGCCTATAAG GAACCTCTCAAGAGCTTAAGGCCTCGAAAGGTCAACACCCCGGCTGGTAGCTCTCAGAAGGCGCGAGAAGAGAAGGCACTACTGCCATTAGAACTACAAGATGACGGCTCTGACA GTCGGAAGTCTATGCGTCAGTCTACAGCTGAGCATACACGACAAACGTTCCTTCGGGTACAGGAGAGGCAGGGCCAGTCAAGACGGCGAAAGGGGCCCCACTGTGAGCGGCCACTAACCCAGGAGGAACTGCTCCGGGAGGCCAAGATCACAGAAGAGCTTAATTTACGGTCACTGG AGACATATGA GGCGGCCCCCAAAAGTCCCTGTTCGTGA